The Treponema phagedenis DNA segment CCTTATTGTTGATACCCCGATTTTTATAACAGGAAGTTAATTACAAAATATTATGGTAGTGCTTTACTATATGCATATCGAAACGTTCCTCCCCTCACCGTGGCTGTATATTTCCGCAAAATATAATAATACAGTTTTTTCTCCGTTGGCTGCTTGAAAATTTTCCTTATTTAGGTATATAATATATTCATAGGTATCATCCGATACTGATTACGTTATGAAGAAAAATAGCTATTATCCTGTCATTATCACAGTTTTAATATTAGGTTCACTTTTTTGCTTTACTTCTATTATAAAAGAAACTTCGCAAAATCCGGTTGATGAAATTGAAGGAAAGGGTGGCGGAGACTTGCATTTACCTACCGAACGTCCTGATACTCAAGAAAAAACAATTGATTTACCTGATTTATACTATACAGTGTATGAGGTGCAGCAAGGCGATATGGTGGGAACTATTGCGTCAAAATACGGGATAAGTCAAGATGCTATTATTAGCGTAAACAAACTGCGTAACACACGAGCGTTACAGATAGGGCAGCTATTAAAGATTCCTTCAATAGACGGCATTATTTATACAGTTCAGGAAAATGATACTCCTGAAAAAATTGCCGACACATATCAGATTTCTTTGGAAAAACTTGCTTTAGTGAATAATGTTACGGATAATGTGATTACGCCCTCATCGGTTATTTTCTTGCCCGATGCAAAACTGAACTGGGTCACCTTACAGGAAATTAACGGCGACCTTTTTCGAAAACCCCTGCGCGGCGGATATTATATTTCGTCCCGCTACGGATGGCGTAATGACCCTTTTACCGGAACACGCAGCTTTCATAACGGGTTGGACATGGTGAGCCGACGCGGAACTCCTGTGTATCCTGCTTTGGAAGGAAAAGTGATAGCAACGGGATATAGCACAGTATACGGCAACTATGTCATTATCCGCCATCATTCAGGGTATCAGACTCTTTACGGGCATATGCAAACAATTTCGGTTTCTTCGGGGCGCTGGGTTGACACATCCACTCGGATAGGATCCGTGGGAAATACCGGACGAACAACAGGTCCGCACCTTCATTTTACTATCTACAAAAACGGCGCAACAATCAACCCGAGTACCATGCTCAAATAGTGTAGCGTTTTTGATAAATTGATCCGTTATCAAAATAACACCCTTGTCAATGCTCTGATTATTATGCAGGGAATTAATTATAGAATCGGTAGCACTAACTTAACAAAAACCTCTGAAAATTGCCGGTATGAGGTTATAAATAGATTTTTTCAACACTGTGGATATACGTTTCTGCTCAAACTTTTGCGTTTATAGCAGCGATCGCTTTACTAAAAAAAACAAATGTAGGCGGTTGCGGAAAAGAACAGCGCAAGGAGTAAAAGTGAAAAAAGGTTTATTCGGTATTTTTGATAACGAGTGTTTCCTGTTGGCGAATAATACCGCAGTTTTACTGCTTGACTTAACGCATCCGCTCGTATAAGTGTTCTTAAAATCAACGGCACAAAAAGCGACACAAGCGCAAGAAGTCGATTTCCTTTTTTTTGTTGAGATTTTCCTAATCCCCTTCTGATAAGCCGAGCAATACTGATTTTAAAAGCTTCTTCCCGTAAAATATCGATGAATCTAAAAATAATTGCAAAAATAAAAGAAATATTTCGTACGGGAATACCAAGTGCTTTGAGCGGAAACAAAAAATCCTCGATTGCATGCATTATTTCCGTAGGGGTATTAATAAAGGTGTAAAGAACTAAAGGAATATACAAAGCAAAAAAGCGAAGCAAAAATAAAATGACGGACTGCAAATCTCGTAGTAATAAATATTGGAGAGCCGCAATAATTGCAAGCCATAAAAATATTTTTGCAATACCTTTGATTAAGCGCATAATCGGATAAGAGCAAAAAAACGCAAAGGCAAGGGCTGCTATAATAATCACAATAATACCATTTTGATTTGCGGCAAGAGTTGCAACAATAAAACAAAGGGTTATTAAAAATTTGATAAGAGGATGTATGGTAAAAAAATGCCGTGCTAAAGTATCGGAATTTTTTACCTCTCTTCTTATTTTTTTTATTTCAGCCATTGTATCAAGTCTTTTTTTAATCCCCGCAATTTGTGGATCAATATCCTGCTGTTTTGAAAAATTTTGATGAGCAGCTTCCTTCACGGTTTGTGTTAAATCCGCCCGATAGTCATTTAAATTTAGGCAAAAGTCTGCGATTGCAATTTCTTCCGGATTATTGGTGGTAAACACCACAGTTTTTCCTCTTGCTTTTAGTTCCATGACAGAAGATAGTAATTCTCCTCTGCTTTTTATATCAAGTCCCGCACAGGGATTATCCATCAAGACAACATCGGGGTCGGCTATAAAAATTCCCGCAAGCGCGGCTTTTCGTTTTTCGCCGCCTGAAAGAGAGAATGTTTTTCTGTCTTTAAAAACATCATACGATAAGCCGACAAGATTCATTGCGGATTCAACTTTTTTTAGAATCTCCTCATTGGGAACTCCGGCAATTTTTAGCGTATACGCGATATCATCAACTACGAATTCCTCAAATAATGCGGCTTCGGTTTCCTGCACGGCAAAAGCCATTGTCGCCTCATTGTGAATTTGGCAAGAACCTTTTGATAAAGATTGAATATGCGCAATGATTTCAAGTAATTGCGTTTTTCCAATTCCCGATTCACCGCAAACCGCCGTAATTGCACCGCTTTGGATCTCTGCGGAAAAATTATCGACATGCCCGAAGCTTGCATCTGTAAAGGAGCAAAAAGTTTTGCGTTCGGCGGAAGAATCTTGGAGTTTTTGTAAAGGCTTTGCGATAATCCCCCACTCTTCTAAAACCTCAGACTCTTTTTGTAAAAGCTCATCCGGTTTGCCGTCAAAAACAAGTTTTGATTGATTCATCACCAAAACGCGCTCTGCATTTTTGATTTCGTCAATATTGTGGCTTATCAGAATAAGAGTCCCGCCCGCTTGATGAAAATCGGTTAAAAAACTTTTTAAGATTTCCTGCTCTTTGGAGCTGAGCATTGCAGAGGGTTCGTCCGCGACAAGCAGCGCCGGCTGTAAAATTCGTGCATTTCCGAAAACAAGTCGCTGTTTTTCAGCAGTGCTTAAATCTTCTATTTCCGCATCAAAAAGATTTTTCAGCTTGCAGTACTCAATCATGCAAGCTACTTTTTTGTGCATTTCTTTAGTTGCAACACCAAGATTTTCTAACCCGAATGCGATATCCAATTCAGGCGTTTCAGCAATTATTTGATTATTGGGATTCTGAAAGATAAGTGCTATCGGAACCGTATATTCTGAATTAGGATTATTTTTTTCAGCCTTTATAAGCGATTGCTCCAAAGCAATACTGCCGGCAACAGGTTCAATAAGTCCGGCAAGACATGCGGCGAGGGTGCTTTTTCCCGAACCGTTTTTCCCTGCAAGCACAATGTATTCTCCCCGCTCAATAGTGAAATTTACATCGGAGATTGCTTTTATGTTTGTTGCTTCGGAATA contains these protein-coding regions:
- a CDS encoding ATP-binding cassette domain-containing protein — translated: MALITVKNLTYGYSEATNIKAISDVNFTIERGEYIVLAGKNGSGKSTLAACLAGLIEPVAGSIALEQSLIKAEKNNPNSEYTVPIALIFQNPNNQIIAETPELDIAFGLENLGVATKEMHKKVACMIEYCKLKNLFDAEIEDLSTAEKQRLVFGNARILQPALLVADEPSAMLSSKEQEILKSFLTDFHQAGGTLILISHNIDEIKNAERVLVMNQSKLVFDGKPDELLQKESEVLEEWGIIAKPLQKLQDSSAERKTFCSFTDASFGHVDNFSAEIQSGAITAVCGESGIGKTQLLEIIAHIQSLSKGSCQIHNEATMAFAVQETEAALFEEFVVDDIAYTLKIAGVPNEEILKKVESAMNLVGLSYDVFKDRKTFSLSGGEKRKAALAGIFIADPDVVLMDNPCAGLDIKSRGELLSSVMELKARGKTVVFTTNNPEEIAIADFCLNLNDYRADLTQTVKEAAHQNFSKQQDIDPQIAGIKKRLDTMAEIKKIRREVKNSDTLARHFFTIHPLIKFLITLCFIVATLAANQNGIIVIIIAALAFAFFCSYPIMRLIKGIAKIFLWLAIIAALQYLLLRDLQSVILFLLRFFALYIPLVLYTFINTPTEIMHAIEDFLFPLKALGIPVRNISFIFAIIFRFIDILREEAFKISIARLIRRGLGKSQQKKGNRLLALVSLFVPLILRTLIRADALSQAVKLRYYSPTGNTRYQKYRINLFSLLLLALFFSATAYICFF
- a CDS encoding M23 family metallopeptidase, which translates into the protein MKKNSYYPVIITVLILGSLFCFTSIIKETSQNPVDEIEGKGGGDLHLPTERPDTQEKTIDLPDLYYTVYEVQQGDMVGTIASKYGISQDAIISVNKLRNTRALQIGQLLKIPSIDGIIYTVQENDTPEKIADTYQISLEKLALVNNVTDNVITPSSVIFLPDAKLNWVTLQEINGDLFRKPLRGGYYISSRYGWRNDPFTGTRSFHNGLDMVSRRGTPVYPALEGKVIATGYSTVYGNYVIIRHHSGYQTLYGHMQTISVSSGRWVDTSTRIGSVGNTGRTTGPHLHFTIYKNGATINPSTMLK